Within Deltaproteobacteria bacterium, the genomic segment AACAGCAGTTCAGGCGATTTAATTCTTTTGACTAATTGTTCTATTTAAAAACAAAGAAATCAAAAAGGAGTAATCACTGGATGGGATTCTATCAACTTAGCACATCTAATAATATCTTTGGCGGCTTGAGGTTCCCAGAGTGGATATATCTGACGTTTATCCTGGTCCTAATTGTCGGCGGCTGCTCCTCCGATGGAAATAACGGAGAGAGTTTTATATTGTACACGCCAAGCATATCGACTGAGACGTATTTATTCGACGGTTCGTACAATGTTGCTTATCAGTGGTCCAGCGAGCTCTTCGCCGGGCAGTCGGCCTTTCTCCAGGAGGACGGCAGTATAATACGCGCTGGATCGATCAACAATATCGTGCCCGAGAATCGCTTCGTAAAGGCTTACAGTGATGCGAACAACGCCACCTTTCAGATTGGAGGCATTGTCGAGCGCATCTCAAAAGACGGTGATGTTGTCTGGACGTTCGAATACTTCAGCGACGACTTCGCGCCTCATCATGTTGCCACAGTGATACCTAATGGAAATCTCCTTATGCCTGTGTGGAGGTACTACACCGAAGAGGAGTCCATAGCGCTAGGACGCAACCCGCAACGCCTTACCTCCGGTGGATTATGGATTGATTCCATCATAGAGGTACGACCGACGGGAAGTAGTGGAGGAGAGATAGTTTGGGAATGGAACGCTGCCGATCACCTCATTCAGGACTTCGATCCGACAAAGGCCAACTTCGGGAATTTAGAAGAAAATCTCGGGCGGATCGACATCAACTACGGAAGTGGCTTAACCATTCCAGAGGATTTCATGCACGTGAACTCTGCCTTCTATATTGAAGAGCTCGATCAGATTGTTTTCACATCATTCCACTACAGCGAACTCTGGGTAATCGATCACTCTACCACCACTCAGGAGGCAGCCGGGAGCACGGGCGGACGTTATGGCCGGGGCGGAGAGCTCTTGTATCGATGGGGCAACCCATGGGTTTATGGCCGGGATGATGCCGATGTTTTCCTCCTATCCGCGGTGCACGATCCTAAATGGATCGCTGAGGATCGCCAATTCATTATGTACGACAACAATATCTCAGACCCAACAAGAGGACTTGAGGGTGGTAGCAGCATGGTCGTGAAAATCGAGCCTCCAATTTTGCCCGATGGCAGTTACGAGCTGGAAACAGACGGCATATACGGACCTGCCAGGCCTGTTCTGGCGGCCGACCTAGGTGTGCAGGCGACCTCTGTGGGAACGGCCCAGCGTCTACTTGACGGGCGCACACTCTCCTGTGACTGCCCGAACAGTCTGGCAATCTGGTTGGATGCGGATGGTACAGTCACCGAAACCGAGGACCTCTTCGAAGCAGCCATGGTAGATTCTGATAACGAGCAAGTGTTTCGACTGGTGGGCTACCCGAAAGACTACGAGGGGGTACGGTCCCTCC encodes:
- a CDS encoding aryl-sulfate sulfotransferase, with translation MGFYQLSTSNNIFGGLRFPEWIYLTFILVLIVGGCSSDGNNGESFILYTPSISTETYLFDGSYNVAYQWSSELFAGQSAFLQEDGSIIRAGSINNIVPENRFVKAYSDANNATFQIGGIVERISKDGDVVWTFEYFSDDFAPHHVATVIPNGNLLMPVWRYYTEEESIALGRNPQRLTSGGLWIDSIIEVRPTGSSGGEIVWEWNAADHLIQDFDPTKANFGNLEENLGRIDINYGSGLTIPEDFMHVNSAFYIEELDQIVFTSFHYSELWVIDHSTTTQEAAGSTGGRYGRGGELLYRWGNPWVYGRDDADVFLLSAVHDPKWIAEDRQFIMYDNNISDPTRGLEGGSSMVVKIEPPILPDGSYELETDGIYGPARPVLAADLGVQATSVGTAQRLLDGRTLSCDCPNSLAIWLDADGTVTETEDLFEAAMVDSDNEQVFRLVGYPKDYEGVRSLQNSDE